From the genome of Arvicola amphibius chromosome 9, mArvAmp1.2, whole genome shotgun sequence, one region includes:
- the Cdkn1a gene encoding cyclin-dependent kinase inhibitor 1: MSDPSDVRPVPHRSKVCRRLFGPVDSEQLSRDCEALMAGCLQEARERWNFDFVTETPLEGNYAWERVRGLGMPKFYLSPGSRGCDDLGGDKRPSTSSALLQGSAPEDHVALSLSCTLVSHAPERPEDSPGGPGTSQGRKRRQTSLTDFYHSKRRLVFCKRKP; encoded by the exons ATGTCCGATCCCAGTGATGTCCGACCGGTCCCACACAGGAGCAAGGTGTGCCGCCGTCTCTTCGGACCCGTGGACAGCGAGCAGTTAAGCCGCGACTGTGAGGCACTCATGGCCGGCTGCCTCCAGGAGGCCCGAGAACGGTGGAACTTCGACTTCGTCACCGAGACGCCTCTGGAGGGCAACTACGCCTGGGAGCGTGTTCGGGGCCTAGGGATGCCCAAGTTCTACCTGAGTCCTGGGTCCCGTGGCTGTGATGACCTGGGAGGGGACAAGCGGCCCAGTACCTCCTCTGCCCTGCTGCAGGGATCAGCTCCGGAGGACCACGTGGCCCTGTCGCTGTCCTGCACTCTGGTGTCTCACGCCCCTGAGCGGCCTGAGGACTCCCCGGGTGGCCCTGGGACCTCTCAGGGCCGAAAACGGAGGCAGACCAGCCTGACAG ATTTCTATCATTCCAAACGCCggctggtcttctgcaagaggaaGCCCTAA